A region from the Molothrus aeneus isolate 106 chromosome 17, BPBGC_Maene_1.0, whole genome shotgun sequence genome encodes:
- the PRELID3B gene encoding PRELI domain containing protein 3B, with the protein MKIWTSEHVFDHPWETVMTAAMRKYPNPMNPSVVGVDVLDRHVDPSGKLHSHRLLSTEWGIPAIVKSLIGTCRTRTYVQEHSVVDPVKKTMELKSCNISFTNLVSVDERLVYKPHPQEPHKTILTQEAIISVKGVSLSSYLEGLMANTISSNAKKGREALEWVIKRLNAEIEELAASARGTMRNSMAAAAFVEK; encoded by the exons ATGAAGATCTGGACTTCGGAGCACGTGTTCGA TCACCCCTGGGAAACTGTGATGACAGCTGCCATGAGGAAATACCCCAACCCCATGAACCCCAGCGTGGTGGGCGTCGATGTCCTGGACAGGCACGTGGATCCCAGCGGGAAGCTGCACAGCCACCGGCTCCTGAGCACCGAGTGGGGAATCCCGGCCATTGTGAAATCG ctcaTTGGTACCTGCAGGACAAGGACGTATGTGCAGGAGCACTCTGTTGTTGACCCTGTGAAAAAAACAATGGAGCTTAAATCCTGTAAT ATTTCATTTACAAACCTCGTGTCAGTCGATGAGAGGCTTGTCTATAAACCACACCCTCAGGAACCACACAA AACCATTCTGACACAAGAAGCAATAATATCTGTAAAAGGTGTCAGTCTCAGCAGTTACCTAGAAGGGCTAATGGCAAACACAATTTCCTCCAATGCTAAAAAA GGCCGTGAAGCATTGGAATGGGTAATTAAAAGACTGAATGCTGAAATTGAAGAGTTGGCAGCTTCAGCAAGAGGAACCATGAGGAATTcgatggcagcagcagcatttgtaGAGAAATGA
- the LOC136564029 gene encoding uncharacterized protein, whose protein sequence is MEELRSAAEELVWKHVISSTYLDLLGLTFLASLDPSSAKTLASLELFKIPFSDSLDLSSLSSSSSVEFSSLTSSSSLDLSSLTSSFSSDFSSTSSSISLELSSLTSSDSWERSSFSSSVSLDLSSLTSSGSPDQSGDSSSISLDLSSVTSLSTDFSSPTSSLSLDLSSLTSSSSTDVSSHSSSASLDFSCTIPPSSPGVSEYSSSTSSESLDLTDFNYFMFQRSSGLSSSAPEDVPNLISAPFLDVSSLTFQDASPLSPSVSLDMSNLTSLVPPDLSTLTFLDVANRAAAASLDLCI, encoded by the exons ATGGAAGAACTGAGGAGTGCTGCTGAAGAGCTCGTGTGGAAGCA TGTCATCTCTTCAACCTACCTGGACCTACTTGGTCTCACTTTTTTGGCCTCCCTGGACCCCTCCAGTGCCAAGACTTTAGCCTCCTTGGAACTCTTTAAAATCCCCTTTTCAGATTCATTGGATTTATCCAGTCTGAGCTCTTCATCCTCTGTGGAATTCTCCAGTCTCACTTCTTCATCCTCTCTGGACCTTTCAAGTCTCACATCTTCATTCTCCTCAGACTTCTCCAGTACCTCCTCTTCAATTTCCTTAGAGCTCTCCAGTCTCACCTCTTCAGACTCCTGGGAGCGCTCCAGTTTCTCCTCTTCAGTGTCACTGGACCTATCAAGTCTCACTTCATCAGGCTCCCCGGATCAGTCTGGTGACAGCTCCTCAATCTCTTTGGATCTCTCCAGTGTCACCTCTCTATCCACAGATTTCTCCAGCCCTACTTCTTCACTCTCCCTAGACCTCTCCAGTCTCACTTCTTCGTCCTCCACAGATGTTTCCAGTCACAgctcctcagcttccctggACTTTTCCTGCACAATCCCTCCATcctccccaggtgtgtctgaGTACAGCTCCTCCACCTCGTCGGAATCTCTAGACCTGACCGATTTTAACTATTTCATGTTTCAGCGCTCCTCTGGATTATCTTCATCAGCTCCTGAGGATGTTCCCAACCTCATCTCTGCGCCTTTCCTGGATGTCTCCAGTCTCACCTTCCAGGATGCTTCTCCCCTCAGTCCCTCAGTTTCTCTGGACATGTCTAACCTGACGTCCTTGGTTCCCCCAGACCTGTCCACGCTGACATTCCTGGATGTTGCGAATCGCGCTGCGGCGGCTTCCCTGGATCTGTGCATCTAA